Proteins from a single region of Gossypium arboreum isolate Shixiya-1 chromosome 1, ASM2569848v2, whole genome shotgun sequence:
- the LOC108468612 gene encoding uncharacterized protein LOC108468612: MDPDRMMVDDMESNASALAQGAVQSKNRPPMVSQGGGEGAREAFLHMMNECQRFIDQKRKKFLQLKQGRMSITKYEREFIRLSKYARECVYSKAIMCKRFRDGLNEDIRLLVKILELKEFVILVDRACKAEELSKEKRKAESEARDTRKRLMSKSFQSQSKKFRETHSRSNVLVEYSYGNRGKRHPSKCWMNDRACFKCGSQEHFIRDCLEMVEKEKFQSMKTSNTASRGRPPRNTGNGTSSKGVTKDTAVRSEGRASARAYAIRTHEKVTSPDVITGKHVLVDRVCKNCPLMIKGHYFPAELMLLPLDEFDVVLGMNWLTVHDAIVNCRLKIIELKCENGEILRIDSNDLGKLPVIISLMSAQR, encoded by the exons atggatcccgatcgaatgATGGTTGATGATATGGAAAGTAATGCATCAGCTCTCGCTCAAGGGGCAGTGCAGTCTAAAAATAGACCTCCCatggttagtcagggaggaggagaaggggctagGGAAGCTTTCCTAcacatgatgaatgaatg ccagagatttatcgatcagaagcgtaagaaATTCCTTCAGCTGAAGCAGGGTCGAATGTCAATTACTAAGTACGAAAGAGAGTTCattagactcagcaagtatgctagAGAGTGTGTATACTccaaggctattatgtgtaaaagatttagagatgggctgaatgaggatattCGGCTATTGGTTAAAATCTTAGAactgaaagaatttgtgatattaGTTGATCGGGCCTGTAAAGCCGAAGaactaagtaaagagaaaagaaaagccgagtCTGAGGCTAGAGACACAAGAAAGAGGCTGATGAGTAAATCATTTCAATCCCagtcaaagaaatttagagaaacGCATTCCCGCTCAAATGTATTAGTTGAGTATTCGTATGGAAATCGGGGAAA ACGTCACCCCAGTAAGTGCTGGATGAATGATCGTgcatgtttcaagtgtggttctcaagaacattttatccgagattgcctTGAGATGGTTGAAAAAGAAAAGTTTCAGAGTATGAAGACGAGTAATACTGCTTCTAGAGGGAGGCCACCAAGAAATACTGGGAATGGAACTAGCAGTAAAGGTGTGACGAAAGATACAGCAGTGAGATCCGAGGGTAGGGCttctgctagagcctatgccattcgtACTCACGAAAAGGTGacatctcctgatgtgattactg gcaagcaCGTGTTAGTTGACAGggtatgtaagaattgtcctttgatgatcaAAGGTCACTATTTTCCAGCTGagttgatgttgttaccattagATGAGTTTGATGTTGTATTGGGTATGAACTGGTTGACAGTGCacgatgctatagtgaattgcaGACTgaaaattattgaattgaaatgtgaaaatggtgaaattcttcggattgATTCAAATGATCTGGGTAAATTACCAGTTATAATTTCTTTGATGTCTGCTCAGAGATAG